A window of Desulfuromonas soudanensis genomic DNA:
GCGGGGAAAGCAGCTCTTGAGACTCATCGTTTCCGGATCGCCGGCGAAGATCCCGGCGACCATCGGCGCAATCAGCTTGTCGAGGGCCTCGGCCCCGAGACGGCGCCTTCCGAAGTCGGCCAGGGTTTCGTCGGCGCTGCCGCGGTAGGGGGGCACCAGCATCTCACAGGCGAGGCGCAGCTTGCCGGGCCAGGAGATCAGGTCCGACTTGAGAAAGGAGGGGCCGTTCTCCGGCAGACGGTGCAGCTTCTTTTCCGAGTAGATGAAGCGCTTGCGGGCGTTGTCGTTGGAGCGCAGCAGACGCTCCCTGATGCCGAGGCGGTCGCAGAGCTCAAGGGTCATCGGCTTGTTGTCGAGAAAGCCGTTGGGTCCCCATTCGCAGAGATACCCCTCCTCCTTGACGCTGAGGATCTTCCCCCCCAGCCGCTCCTTTTTTTCCAGGACCGTCGTTTCCACCTCCAGTCCGGCCTCTGCGGCCAGGCGCTGTACGGCATGGGCGGTGGACAGGCCGGAAATCCCGGCGCCAATGACTGCAATTCTGATCATGGATAGCTCTCCGCTGCTGTGAGTTGGCCGGGTGCGAAAAACCCACCCGGGATCGTTTTTCAGGTCAGTTTGCCGAGAATCCGGGCGATGTTCTCGAAGGACTGCACCAGCAGTTCCTGCTCTTCGTCACCGAGGCGCTCGAGGATGCGCGCATAGCCGGCAAGAATTCCGCGCTGCAGCTCCGCCACCAGCGCCTCCCCGGCCGGGGTGAGACGAATGACCAGCTGACGACGGTTGCCGGCGTCCTGTTCGCGGTGCACCACCCCCTGCCCCACCAGGCGCTCGACCATCTGGCTGGCGCTGCTCATCGCCACACCCAGTTCCCGGGCCAGATCCCCGAGGGAACAGTCCTCCCGGTCGGCAATGGTCAGCAGCGTCTTGTACTGGTTGTAGGTCAGGTCCATCCCGTCATGAACCAGGGTGCGCATCCGCCCCATCCGTCCCATGAGCTGGGGGTAGATCCGGGCCATTCTTTCGATCCGTTCCATTCGTTGCCTTCCTAACATTTCGGATAGCTAAATATTAGACGACAAAACAATCGAGGTCAAGGGGGAAAGAGACGGAGCGGTTTTCCCATCTTCCCTTGACGATAGGGCGCCGCCTCATTATATTGTCAGGGCACCCCGCCCTCCAGGAGTTCCCATGGCAAAAGACTATTACGCCGTTCTCGGCGTTCAGAAGACCGCCCCCGCCGACGAGATCAAAAAAGCCTATCGCAAGCTGGCTCTCAAATTCCATCCCGACAAGAACCCCGGCGACAAAAAGGCCGAGGAAAAATTCAAGGAGATCACCGAGGCCTACGCGGTCCTCTCCGACGCCGAAAAACGTCGCCAGTACGATCAGTTCGGCGAGAGCGGCTTTCACCAGCGCTATTCACAGGAAGACATCTACCGCAACTTCGACGTCGGCGACATCTTCCGCGAGTTCGGCTTCGGCACCGACGATATCTTCGGCCACCTCTTCGGCGGCGGCCGGGGGCGCCCCCAGGGTGGCGGCAGTCGCCAGGTGATCAAGGGACAGGACTACTCGATGCAGATCGCCATCCCCCTGCGCCAGGCGCTCCTCGGCGGCGAGCGGCGCGTCGATTTCCGGGCCCAGGGACAGGCGGAGCACCTCCAGGTGCGGATCCCCCCGGGGATCGAGTCGGGGCAGAAGCTGCGGGTCGCCGGCAAGGGGGGTCCCAGTCCCATGGGGGGTCCTCCCGGCGACCTCTTTCTCGAGATCCGCATCGAACCCGACCCCCTCTTCACCCGCGAAGGAGAGGACCTCTTCGTCAAGGTGCAGATCCCCTTTTCCGGCGCCTGCCTCGGCACAACCGTCGACGTTCCGACCCTCGGAGAAGGCAAGCGGGTCAAGGTTCCCGCCGGCATGAGCAGCGGCGGACGCATCCGTCTCAAGGGGTTCGGCGCCCCGGTTCGCGGCGGCAAATCCCACGGCGATCTCTACGCCGTCATCGAAGTGACCGTTCCCCAGCAACTCAGCGACGAACAGCGCAAACTCCTCGAAAAACTTCGCGACTCCGGCCTCTAGGAGCCCCCCCCCTCCTTCTATCCAGATGAATTCCTACAAATCCAGCCTCCCTCAAGGCAGGCTGGATTCTTGCATTAATCCGGAGGGTCGGCCTTCGCGACGATTTTCTGACCCATTTCCGGAGAACCTCCTTGAAACGCTATATCAGCCTGAAAATCAAAATGGCCCTGACGGTCTTCGTGCTGATCCTCGGCACCCTGTCGGTCTTCGGGCTCCTGGCGCTGCATCACCTGGAGAAGGGGCACAGGGAGGGGATCGCCCGGCAGCAGATGACCCTGATCAGGGAGATCAGCGAAAAAGTCGACGGCGACCTGACCCGGGCCCGGGAAATCATGGTTCAGACCGCCGCCACCGTCCCCCTTGAAATACTCGGGGACACGGAGGCCCTGCAACGCTTTCTCGACACCCGCCTCGGGCTCGGCACCCGCCATATCTTCGACAACGGCGTCTTTGTCTTTTCCGCAGAGGGGATTCTGCTCGCCGAGTCCCCCTACATCGAGGGACGCCGCGGCAAGGACTATTCCTGGCGGGACTATTTCCGAAAAACCCTCGCCGCAAAGGCGCCGACGATTTCCGATCCCTATATTTCCAGCAAGAAGCACGGCCATCCGGCGGTCAACTTTACGGCACCGGTCAAAAATCGGTCCGGAGAGATCGTCGCCGTCCTCAGCGGTAGCATCGACCTGCTGGGCGACAACTTTCTCGGGCGCCTGACACGAACCCGCATCGGCGAGAAAGGCTATTTTTTCCTCTACAATCCCGGGCGGCTGATGATCCTGCACCCCGATCCAACCCGGATCATGCAGCACGACGTCCCGGTGGGGGCCAATCTCCTCTTCGACCGGGCCATTGACGGCTTCGAAGGGACTGGGGATACGGTCAATTCCCGGGGATTGAAGGTCATCGCAACCTTCAAACACCTGCGCGAGACCGACTGGATCCTGGCGGCCAATTACCCGGCAGCCGAGGCGATGGCGCCGATCCTGCGCATAAAAAAGTTCATGATCATCGGGCTGATTCTGGTGCTGGCGGCCTGCACTCTGTGCGTCTGGCTCTTCATGCGCTACCTGACCGGACCGCTGCAGCATCTCTGCGCCGACCTCAAGCACAACATTGAAGAGAGCGGAAAGCGAGATCCGCTGCCGGTGCGCAACAACGACGAGGTCGGCCAACTCACCGTCCTCTACAACCGGCTGATGGAAGAGATCGAAAAAGAAAAGAAGCAGAGCCGCCAACGCCTGCAATTCTTGCAGACCGTGATCGACACCATTCCCAACCCCGTCTATTATAAGGATCTGCAAGGGCGCTACCTCGGCTGCAACCTCGCCTTCGAGGAAGTCTACGGCCGCTCCCGCCGGGAGCTCTTCGGAAAGACGGTCGAGGAGATCGCCCCTCCCGAGGCGGCCGAACTCATCGCCGCTGCCGACCGGCAGCTCTACGCCCAGGAGGTCGGGGAGTTCCAGATTTACGAACAGCCGATGACCTTCGCCGACGGCCGCCGGCACGAGGTCCTCTTCTACAAGGCCGTTTTCCACGATGAAAACGGCGCTCCCGCCGGCCTCGTGGGGTCGATGATCGATATCACGCCGCGCAAGGCGGCGGAAACCGCCCTCGCCGACGCCAAGGACTTTTCCGAAAATCTCCTGGAGAACTCGGCTGTCCCCTGCTTCGTCCTCGACACCGACCACCGGGTGATCCTCTGGACCCGCGCCTGCGAAGAGCTGACGGGAATCCGGGCCGAGGATGTGGTCGGCACCGACCGCCACTGGCAGGCCTTTTACGACCACCGCCGCCCCTGTCTGGCCGATCTGATCATCGACGGAAATCTCGAAGGGACCCTCGATCTCTATAGCCGTTTCGCCAATTCGCTGCTGATCCCCGAAGGACTGCAGGCCGAGGACTGGTTTCCGGATATCTGCGGCCGGTCCCGCTACCTCTTCTTCGAGGCGGCGCCGATTCGCGACCGGAAAGGGCGACTCGTCGCCGCCATCGAAACCCTGCATGATCTCACCGCCAGCAAGCACGCCGAGATTGCCCTGACGGAGAGCGAGGCGAGCAACCGCTCACTCATCGAACGCTCTCCCGATGCCATCCTCGTGCACCGCAAGGGGGAAGTCATCTTCGGCAATCCGGTGGCGACCCGTCTCTTCGGTGCCGAAAAGGCCGAACAGCTCCGCGGCCAAAAGATCGTCGACCTCGTCCACCCGGACAACCGTGAGGCCGTGCAAAAACGCATCACCGCCACCGAAATTGACCACAGCGAAGCATCCTACATCGAAGAAAAGATCCTGCGCCTCGACGGGACGGCGGTCGATGTCGAGGCCGGTTCCTCCCCGGTCTTTTACGGCAGCCAATGGGCCGTGCAGACGGTGCTGCGGGACATTACCGAACGCAAGCAGCTCCAGGAGCGGATCTGGCACCAGGCGAACTTCGACCCCCTGACCGGTCTCCCCAACCGCTCCCTCTTTCAGGATCGCCTGCAGCAGGCGATCAACCGCTCGAAACGGGATGGGAAGCCGCTGGCGCTGATGTTCATCGACCTCGACCGTTTCAAGGAGATCAACGACTCCCTGGGCCACGGAGCCGGCGACGTCCTCCTGCAGCAGGTCGCCCATCGCCTTGCCGGAACACTGCGCAAAAGCGACACCGTCGCCCGGATGGGAGGAGACGAGTTCACCGTGATCCTGGGGGATTTCCACTCGCGGGAAGACCTCGAGGGCGTGGCGCAGCAGATCCTGCAGAAACTGGAGCAACCCTTCGACCTCCCCGCCGGTCAAGGGAGGATCTCGGCCAGCATCGGCATCGCCCTCTCTCCCGACGACGGGGGGGACACCTCCGAGCTGATGAAAAAAGCCGATATCGCCATGTACCGGGCCAAAAAACAGGGGCGCAATGGCTTTGCCTTCTACCAGGAGGAGGAACGGGAATATCCCAATCTTTGAATATTTGCCACCAAAGCACCAAGGCACCAAGAATTGCATATCCTGCACCCTGGATTTCCTTGGTGTCTCCGTGCCTTGGTGGCAACGACCTTACTTTTGAG
This region includes:
- a CDS encoding MarR family winged helix-turn-helix transcriptional regulator — its product is MERIERMARIYPQLMGRMGRMRTLVHDGMDLTYNQYKTLLTIADREDCSLGDLARELGVAMSSASQMVERLVGQGVVHREQDAGNRRQLVIRLTPAGEALVAELQRGILAGYARILERLGDEEQELLVQSFENIARILGKLT
- a CDS encoding DnaJ C-terminal domain-containing protein codes for the protein MAKDYYAVLGVQKTAPADEIKKAYRKLALKFHPDKNPGDKKAEEKFKEITEAYAVLSDAEKRRQYDQFGESGFHQRYSQEDIYRNFDVGDIFREFGFGTDDIFGHLFGGGRGRPQGGGSRQVIKGQDYSMQIAIPLRQALLGGERRVDFRAQGQAEHLQVRIPPGIESGQKLRVAGKGGPSPMGGPPGDLFLEIRIEPDPLFTREGEDLFVKVQIPFSGACLGTTVDVPTLGEGKRVKVPAGMSSGGRIRLKGFGAPVRGGKSHGDLYAVIEVTVPQQLSDEQRKLLEKLRDSGL
- a CDS encoding sensor domain-containing diguanylate cyclase — protein: MKRYISLKIKMALTVFVLILGTLSVFGLLALHHLEKGHREGIARQQMTLIREISEKVDGDLTRAREIMVQTAATVPLEILGDTEALQRFLDTRLGLGTRHIFDNGVFVFSAEGILLAESPYIEGRRGKDYSWRDYFRKTLAAKAPTISDPYISSKKHGHPAVNFTAPVKNRSGEIVAVLSGSIDLLGDNFLGRLTRTRIGEKGYFFLYNPGRLMILHPDPTRIMQHDVPVGANLLFDRAIDGFEGTGDTVNSRGLKVIATFKHLRETDWILAANYPAAEAMAPILRIKKFMIIGLILVLAACTLCVWLFMRYLTGPLQHLCADLKHNIEESGKRDPLPVRNNDEVGQLTVLYNRLMEEIEKEKKQSRQRLQFLQTVIDTIPNPVYYKDLQGRYLGCNLAFEEVYGRSRRELFGKTVEEIAPPEAAELIAAADRQLYAQEVGEFQIYEQPMTFADGRRHEVLFYKAVFHDENGAPAGLVGSMIDITPRKAAETALADAKDFSENLLENSAVPCFVLDTDHRVILWTRACEELTGIRAEDVVGTDRHWQAFYDHRRPCLADLIIDGNLEGTLDLYSRFANSLLIPEGLQAEDWFPDICGRSRYLFFEAAPIRDRKGRLVAAIETLHDLTASKHAEIALTESEASNRSLIERSPDAILVHRKGEVIFGNPVATRLFGAEKAEQLRGQKIVDLVHPDNREAVQKRITATEIDHSEASYIEEKILRLDGTAVDVEAGSSPVFYGSQWAVQTVLRDITERKQLQERIWHQANFDPLTGLPNRSLFQDRLQQAINRSKRDGKPLALMFIDLDRFKEINDSLGHGAGDVLLQQVAHRLAGTLRKSDTVARMGGDEFTVILGDFHSREDLEGVAQQILQKLEQPFDLPAGQGRISASIGIALSPDDGGDTSELMKKADIAMYRAKKQGRNGFAFYQEEEREYPNL